A DNA window from Chelativorans sp. AA-79 contains the following coding sequences:
- a CDS encoding site-specific integrase, which produces MAKLTKRIVDAAESRRSDYVIWDDELPGFGLRVFTSGKRSYVIQYRQGGRSRRYTIGLHGIWTPETARQEAKVQLGRIARGEDPAEEKQLDHKSMSVKELCTLYQKDLQAGLILGKGGRPKKPSTIISDVGRIQRHIIPLLGTRRVKDLTKADITKAMKDIMAGKTRLVAKTEKLRGKSIVKGGVGTATRTIGLFGGILTYAVEAGLIDANPAHGVRRPKDNVRARRLSEAEYRVLGEMLQAAAENETYRMTADIIRQIALTGCRRAEMVGLQWDEADTEYSCLRLKDSKEGRSIRPVGLPVVEYLEKRRTDADGEFVFPGRDGDKAFGSFPNHWKKIFADSPLADITPHVLRHSFASVANDLGFTEITIAALVGHAKGSVTSNYIHTVDTALIMAADTIAGYIQGLLDGIEFKQTAYALDRDSRKTSLARFIQKATGNDNPSEVAQPLAA; this is translated from the coding sequence ATGGCTAAACTGACAAAACGAATCGTCGATGCGGCGGAAAGCCGTCGCAGTGATTACGTGATCTGGGACGATGAGCTACCCGGTTTTGGGCTCCGTGTCTTCACATCAGGCAAGCGCAGCTATGTGATCCAGTATCGCCAGGGAGGACGGTCGCGGCGCTACACCATCGGCCTGCATGGTATCTGGACGCCAGAAACTGCCCGCCAGGAGGCCAAGGTGCAGCTCGGCAGGATCGCGCGCGGCGAAGATCCCGCCGAGGAAAAGCAGCTTGATCACAAGTCCATGTCGGTCAAGGAACTCTGCACTCTCTACCAGAAGGATTTGCAAGCCGGTCTGATCCTCGGGAAAGGCGGGAGGCCGAAAAAGCCCAGCACCATCATTTCCGACGTCGGACGGATTCAACGCCACATCATCCCCCTGCTCGGCACGCGCCGGGTGAAAGACCTGACCAAGGCCGACATCACCAAAGCCATGAAGGACATCATGGCCGGCAAGACGCGCTTGGTCGCGAAGACCGAAAAGCTCCGGGGCAAGTCCATCGTGAAAGGTGGCGTTGGCACGGCGACTCGAACCATCGGGCTCTTCGGTGGCATCCTCACCTATGCCGTGGAAGCCGGCCTCATTGACGCGAACCCCGCTCACGGCGTTCGGCGGCCGAAGGATAATGTCCGTGCCCGACGGCTGAGCGAGGCGGAATACCGTGTCCTCGGGGAAATGCTCCAGGCTGCTGCCGAGAACGAAACCTACCGCATGACGGCGGACATCATCCGGCAGATCGCGCTCACGGGATGCCGACGTGCCGAGATGGTCGGATTGCAATGGGATGAAGCGGACACCGAATATAGTTGCCTGCGGCTGAAGGACAGCAAAGAGGGTCGCTCCATCCGTCCGGTCGGATTGCCGGTCGTCGAGTATCTCGAAAAGCGGCGGACCGACGCGGATGGCGAGTTTGTGTTTCCCGGCCGAGACGGCGACAAGGCATTCGGCTCCTTCCCCAATCACTGGAAGAAGATCTTCGCGGACTCCCCTCTCGCCGACATCACCCCTCACGTTCTCCGCCACAGTTTCGCGAGCGTGGCCAATGATCTCGGGTTCACCGAGATCACCATCGCCGCCCTCGTCGGACACGCAAAAGGATCCGTCACGAGCAATTACATACATACGGTCGATACGGCTCTCATCATGGCGGCCGACACGATCGCGGGCTACATTCAGGGCCTTCTGGACGGTATCGAGTTCAAGCAGACCGCTTATGCGCTGGATCGGGACTCCCGGAAGACATCGCTCGCGCGCTTCATTCAGAAGGCGACCGGCAACGACAACCCCTCCGAAGTCGCGCAACCCCTGGCCGCCTGA
- a CDS encoding DUF433 domain-containing protein: MSATEMLKATEAAVVARVSLRDVNRVIDERILPETLISVDNGRFVLGAACTLISFYFESARRLTSEERLFAIRSAEPRLRHWNRAATAAMLKADWTVRDDFLTIDLLPFFERSVERLERLDAAREVVTVSDDVMGGTPVIGGTRIPVHDVAAAMAAGVPVREILEDYPSLTEDKLELAMLYAEANPLRGRPKPIIASLPRGARVISDHRVPRRRAG, from the coding sequence ATGTCCGCGACCGAGATGCTGAAAGCGACCGAAGCGGCCGTGGTCGCCCGCGTGAGCCTGCGCGACGTCAATCGCGTCATCGACGAACGCATCCTGCCGGAAACGCTGATCTCGGTCGATAACGGCCGCTTCGTGCTGGGTGCCGCCTGCACCCTGATCTCCTTCTATTTCGAGAGCGCTAGGCGGCTGACCTCGGAGGAACGCCTGTTTGCCATCCGTTCCGCCGAACCGCGCTTGCGGCACTGGAACCGTGCGGCGACCGCGGCCATGCTGAAGGCTGACTGGACCGTTCGCGACGACTTTCTGACGATCGACCTCCTGCCATTCTTCGAGCGTTCCGTCGAGCGGCTGGAGCGGCTGGATGCGGCCCGTGAGGTGGTGACGGTCTCCGATGACGTCATGGGTGGCACCCCCGTCATCGGCGGCACGCGCATTCCCGTTCATGACGTTGCGGCCGCGATGGCGGCAGGCGTCCCGGTGCGGGAGATCCTTGAGGACTATCCGTCCCTGACCGAGGACAAGCTGGAGCTTGCGATGCTCTACGCTGAGGCCAATCCCCTTCGCGGGCGGCCGAAGCCGATCATCGCCAGCTTGCCCAGAGGAGCGCGCGTCATCTCGGATCACCGTGTCCCCCGCAGGCGGGCCGGATGA
- a CDS encoding nuclear transport factor 2 family protein, with translation MQARDTAEVIRRFNQAFEKHDPAIFEDLVAPDCVMETIQPAPNGTRYKGYEVNLAFWQAMAADRVNRFEVEETFVMGDRANVRWRFHFGDGGSVRGVSLIRVRDGRIVEALAYAKTPGESAPLPECGKEDKPSGRREHRLSCLTGASSVTGQTRNRLHRSMRWENDQ, from the coding sequence ATGCAAGCGAGAGACACAGCCGAAGTCATCCGCCGGTTCAACCAAGCGTTCGAGAAACACGATCCTGCGATTTTCGAGGACTTGGTCGCGCCGGATTGCGTCATGGAGACGATCCAGCCGGCGCCGAACGGCACGCGTTACAAAGGCTACGAGGTCAACCTGGCGTTCTGGCAGGCTATGGCGGCTGACCGCGTCAACCGCTTCGAGGTGGAAGAGACTTTTGTGATGGGCGACCGCGCCAACGTCCGCTGGCGTTTCCATTTCGGCGACGGTGGCTCGGTGCGCGGGGTCAGCCTGATCCGTGTCCGCGACGGCCGGATCGTGGAAGCCTTAGCCTATGCCAAAACACCCGGTGAGTCGGCGCCTCTGCCTGAATGCGGCAAGGAAGACAAGCCAAGTGGGAGGCGCGAGCATCGTCTTTCTTGTTTAACCGGAGCCTCGTCAGTAACCGGCCAGACGCGGAATCGGCTCCATCGTTCAATGAGGTGGGAAAATGACCAGTGA
- a CDS encoding DUF5615 family PIN-like protein, with protein MKFLVDECLSPKLTELAHEKGYGESSHVVWLGRSGAKDWDLLPLIIDGDWTFVTRNSVDFRGAASRPGEKGQYARVDLHAGLICLNGPDTMMRSLQLELFEQALRELEADPDLVNQVLEVTLDDDDHLRVIRYALPAENH; from the coding sequence ATGAAGTTTCTGGTCGATGAGTGCCTCAGCCCGAAGCTGACCGAGTTGGCGCATGAAAAAGGATACGGGGAATCGTCCCATGTCGTCTGGCTGGGCCGCTCCGGGGCGAAAGACTGGGATCTGCTTCCCCTTATCATCGACGGGGACTGGACATTCGTCACCCGCAATTCCGTCGATTTCCGGGGTGCCGCTTCGCGCCCCGGAGAGAAAGGGCAATATGCCCGCGTCGACCTGCATGCCGGCCTGATCTGCCTCAATGGTCCCGATACCATGATGCGCAGTCTCCAGTTGGAGCTGTTCGAGCAGGCCCTGCGTGAACTTGAAGCTGATCCGGATCTCGTGAACCAGGTTCTGGAAGTCACGCTGGATGACGATGACCATTTGCGCGTCATTCGATACGCGCTTCCTGCGGAGAATCATTGA
- a CDS encoding antibiotic biosynthesis monooxygenase translates to MIIIAGYTRTDAERRDGTVAAFRGMVERARAYDGCLDFSISADAVDPERINLFECWRDQIALNAWRKVAKGPRVKPRVVAVSLYRSEKAEKPF, encoded by the coding sequence ATGATCATCATAGCCGGCTACACCCGCACCGACGCTGAGAGGCGGGACGGCACTGTGGCAGCCTTCAGAGGCATGGTCGAACGCGCGAGGGCGTACGACGGCTGTCTCGACTTCTCTATAAGCGCGGATGCGGTCGATCCGGAGCGTATCAATCTGTTCGAATGCTGGCGTGACCAGATCGCGCTGAACGCCTGGCGCAAGGTCGCGAAGGGGCCGCGCGTGAAACCTCGAGTGGTCGCCGTAAGCCTCTATCGCAGCGAGAAGGCCGAAAAGCCTTTCTGA
- a CDS encoding NmrA family NAD(P)-binding protein: MYVVLGANGRAGSETAHALIESGKPVRVVLRRPEQAEKWTKLGADVAISSIEDVPSLAAALSDASGAFLLSPPPVSGDPYRRADEVGSALAEAVRQAGLPKVVALSSVGAQHETGTGVIATLNRLEKHLETAAPSTTFLRPGYFVETWGEVAPAVIADGVLPSFLEPSKKIPMVSTIDVGRTASRLLSDDFSGKRIVELRGPQDWSANDVATAFSSVLGRPVETAFVPPEARAVVLAQEGVPPEVADALLGMYDGIVSGRVEYEEGTEQGRGSVALADAVERIVRRMGGDAGGLAA; the protein is encoded by the coding sequence ATGTACGTAGTGCTTGGAGCAAACGGGCGAGCCGGCAGCGAGACCGCCCACGCCTTGATTGAATCGGGTAAACCTGTCCGCGTCGTGCTGAGGCGACCGGAGCAGGCCGAAAAGTGGACGAAGCTGGGGGCTGATGTAGCGATAAGCAGCATTGAGGATGTGCCGAGCCTCGCCGCAGCATTGAGCGACGCATCGGGCGCCTTCCTGCTCTCTCCTCCGCCTGTCAGCGGCGATCCCTATAGACGCGCGGACGAGGTCGGCAGCGCACTTGCAGAAGCGGTGCGACAGGCCGGGCTGCCAAAGGTTGTCGCCCTTTCCTCCGTCGGTGCCCAGCACGAGACGGGCACAGGCGTCATCGCAACACTCAACAGGCTGGAGAAGCATCTTGAGACGGCAGCGCCGTCAACCACCTTCCTGCGACCGGGTTATTTCGTCGAGACTTGGGGCGAGGTAGCACCGGCAGTGATCGCCGACGGCGTGCTTCCGAGCTTTCTCGAACCCTCAAAGAAGATCCCGATGGTGAGCACAATCGACGTAGGGCGTACCGCCTCCCGGCTGCTCAGCGACGACTTCAGCGGCAAGCGGATCGTTGAACTGCGGGGTCCGCAGGACTGGAGCGCGAACGATGTCGCGACCGCATTCAGCAGTGTCCTCGGCCGCCCTGTGGAGACGGCATTCGTTCCTCCCGAGGCTCGTGCTGTGGTTCTCGCCCAGGAAGGAGTGCCCCCGGAGGTCGCCGATGCGCTGCTCGGGATGTATGATGGCATCGTCAGCGGCAGGGTCGAGTACGAAGAAGGAACTGAACAGGGCCGCGGCTCCGTTGCGTTGGCTGACGCGGTCGAACGAATTGTGCGGAGAATGGGAGGGGATGCTGGCGGTCTGGCTGCCTGA
- a CDS encoding nuclear transport factor 2 family protein: MTSDSKVTRDIMERFHNAFEKHRPEDLDDLIGVGCVLENTAPVPDGARYEGREACLAFWKGVASSANLVFKAEEISAMDDRGIIRWQLRWSEREADRVRGVNIMRIRDGKIIEGLGYVKGG, translated from the coding sequence ATGACCAGTGACAGCAAAGTTACCCGTGACATCATGGAACGTTTCCACAACGCATTTGAGAAGCATCGCCCGGAGGACCTCGATGATCTCATCGGCGTGGGCTGTGTTCTCGAAAATACCGCGCCGGTCCCAGATGGAGCGCGCTACGAAGGGCGTGAGGCGTGTCTCGCTTTCTGGAAGGGCGTCGCGTCGTCGGCCAACCTTGTCTTCAAAGCTGAGGAAATCTCCGCGATGGACGACCGCGGGATCATCCGGTGGCAGCTTCGCTGGAGCGAGCGCGAAGCAGACCGGGTTCGAGGCGTCAACATCATGCGCATTCGGGACGGAAAGATCATCGAGGGTTTGGGGTACGTGAAGGGCGGCTGA
- a CDS encoding TetR/AcrR family transcriptional regulator: MKQQKSESQPEAGSARRRLLDTATRLFYEGGIHAVGIDRIIAEAGVAKATFYNHFPSKDDLVVTYLEEIDRLGRAAVAALPKQPPRKMISAIMERISEAVTAGGWRGCPFLNAAAEYPDPASPVRQAINARRVWYHESLENLLAEDGDPAPSVTASLLVALSDGLLESAYLDDADSVPALVHEAVTRLLDRR; encoded by the coding sequence ATGAAGCAACAAAAGTCCGAAAGCCAGCCTGAAGCAGGTTCCGCACGCCGCCGTTTGCTCGATACCGCGACGCGGCTTTTCTACGAAGGTGGCATCCATGCTGTCGGCATCGACCGCATCATCGCGGAAGCCGGCGTGGCCAAAGCGACCTTCTACAATCACTTTCCCTCGAAGGACGACCTCGTCGTCACCTATCTCGAAGAGATAGACCGGCTCGGCCGGGCGGCAGTGGCCGCGCTTCCGAAGCAGCCTCCTCGGAAAATGATCTCGGCTATCATGGAGCGTATCAGCGAGGCTGTGACCGCGGGAGGCTGGCGGGGGTGTCCGTTCCTGAACGCGGCGGCCGAATATCCCGATCCAGCCAGCCCTGTGCGGCAGGCGATCAATGCGCGCCGCGTGTGGTACCACGAAAGCCTCGAGAACCTTCTCGCAGAGGACGGCGACCCAGCTCCGTCCGTTACCGCTTCCCTCCTCGTCGCGCTTTCGGACGGCCTGCTGGAAAGCGCCTATCTGGACGATGCCGACAGCGTCCCCGCCCTTGTCCACGAGGCCGTGACGAGGCTGCTGGACCGCCGATGA
- a CDS encoding IclR family transcriptional regulator, which translates to MNNVKSAERVLDLLELLSMNQRPMRFNEIAVSLGYPKSSLHGLLATLVNRSYVVRDDGDRYALVDSFRDGFNWIGGFEAVLRRHAIPIMTAARDASGETVFLSIRDANHDARLVHKVVSRQPIRYDSGNEALPGYASVMGRVLLAYASPEEVDAYFERTELRRFTDKTLTEESAIRLVLEDIRQRGYGIIEEEYTIGGCGIAAPVRDRAGRVVAVLDIATVTQRYELRKSEMLACVLAAATELSAKLGYAPDTNIGAKK; encoded by the coding sequence ATGAACAATGTCAAGTCTGCGGAGCGGGTGTTGGACCTCTTGGAATTGCTGTCGATGAACCAGCGGCCAATGCGCTTCAACGAGATTGCTGTGTCGCTCGGCTACCCAAAGAGCAGCCTCCATGGCTTATTGGCTACGCTCGTGAACAGAAGCTATGTCGTGCGCGATGATGGTGATCGATATGCCTTGGTCGACTCCTTCCGAGACGGCTTCAACTGGATCGGAGGGTTCGAAGCTGTACTTCGGCGTCATGCGATTCCCATCATGACCGCTGCTCGTGATGCGAGCGGTGAAACGGTGTTCTTGTCGATACGTGACGCTAACCACGATGCTAGGCTGGTCCACAAAGTGGTTAGCCGACAACCTATTCGGTATGACTCGGGAAATGAGGCCCTTCCAGGCTATGCCTCTGTGATGGGGCGTGTACTTCTGGCCTATGCGTCGCCAGAGGAAGTAGATGCCTACTTTGAACGGACCGAACTTCGCCGGTTTACGGATAAGACTCTGACTGAGGAGTCTGCAATTCGCCTCGTCTTGGAGGATATCCGGCAACGGGGCTACGGCATCATCGAAGAAGAGTACACGATCGGTGGTTGTGGCATAGCTGCGCCTGTGCGCGATCGTGCCGGGAGGGTCGTCGCCGTTCTGGATATTGCGACGGTTACACAGCGCTATGAGCTACGCAAGTCCGAGATGCTCGCATGCGTGCTAGCGGCAGCAACAGAGCTTAGCGCCAAACTGGGATACGCGCCCGACACGAACATAGGGGCTAAGAAATAA
- a CDS encoding hydantoinase/oxoprolinase family protein, with protein sequence MGYRVGVDIGGTFADFCAFHEESGRIETVKVLSTPATPGREVVEGLRVLKERHGIAPGDISYFTHGTTVGINSIIMRRGIRLCLLTTENFIDVLELARLKMPDPYHLLSARQEPLVTRDRVFGVRERLRTDGSVDTPLDHESLKSAIDKVRAVGGEGVVISFLHSYRNPVHEAEAAEAVQRMAPDLHVYCSHRVRPIIREYERTSTAVIHGYVQPRVARYLGALQEALRGIGVAPEAMVTKSNGGVMSAELGKSACVDMLLSGTAAGVMGAAYVAKAAGAQRVLSLDIGGTSADVAIIEDGEPGFGAAEIIGDFPLFVPTVSVTSIGEGGGSIARVDGAGMLRVGPESAGSTPGPAAYGRGGSEPTITDAFVAMGLVDLGSVGYGMVQIDREKAVAAIAPLAAELDRSVEETAEGIVGIAVSGMYREVSKLCSRRGVGESEFSLLAFGGGGPMMACFLARQLGINEVIVPPAPGVLSALGGLTADVRNDFTSTAYYDLAEENIERMQAELAQLEERARCWIEEEQRYRGEPSFLPSAEMRYRGQSFEIEVALDPASIALGDLAAIRAAFDAEHLRLYGHADEKAAIQIIALNMVVKGQSAKPVLPVAPLDERQVAPERMIQVHLDGQSRQIALYHREQLTAGARFECPCVIAQNDTTTIVPEGFAGRVDAFANLILTRGAWNAH encoded by the coding sequence ATGGGGTATCGTGTTGGTGTGGATATTGGCGGCACCTTCGCTGACTTCTGTGCATTCCACGAAGAAAGTGGGCGGATTGAAACCGTCAAGGTACTTTCGACACCTGCGACGCCGGGCCGAGAAGTGGTCGAGGGGCTGCGCGTCCTGAAAGAGCGTCACGGCATCGCGCCCGGCGACATCAGCTATTTCACGCATGGCACGACCGTCGGCATCAACTCCATCATCATGCGCAGGGGCATCCGGCTGTGCCTTTTGACGACCGAGAACTTCATCGACGTTCTGGAACTCGCCAGACTGAAGATGCCTGATCCCTACCACCTGCTGTCGGCCAGGCAAGAGCCTCTGGTTACGCGCGATCGCGTCTTCGGCGTCCGCGAGCGTCTCCGCACCGATGGTAGCGTCGACACGCCGCTCGATCACGAGAGCCTGAAATCTGCGATCGACAAGGTGCGGGCCGTTGGCGGCGAGGGCGTCGTGATCTCCTTTCTCCATTCCTACCGCAATCCTGTTCACGAGGCCGAAGCCGCCGAAGCCGTGCAGCGCATGGCGCCCGACCTTCACGTCTACTGCTCGCACCGGGTCCGACCGATCATCCGCGAATACGAGCGCACCTCCACTGCCGTTATCCACGGCTACGTCCAGCCGCGCGTCGCGCGCTATCTCGGCGCGCTGCAGGAGGCGCTGCGAGGGATTGGCGTCGCGCCGGAGGCGATGGTCACCAAGTCGAACGGCGGCGTGATGTCGGCCGAACTCGGTAAGTCGGCGTGCGTCGACATGCTTCTTTCGGGAACGGCCGCCGGGGTGATGGGCGCGGCCTATGTGGCCAAGGCCGCCGGGGCGCAGAGGGTCCTCAGCCTCGATATCGGCGGGACGAGCGCTGACGTTGCCATCATCGAGGACGGCGAGCCCGGGTTCGGCGCCGCCGAGATCATCGGCGACTTTCCGCTTTTCGTGCCCACGGTTTCTGTCACCTCGATCGGCGAGGGCGGCGGCTCGATTGCGCGCGTCGACGGCGCGGGCATGTTGCGGGTTGGGCCGGAAAGTGCAGGCTCCACGCCCGGGCCGGCTGCATATGGCCGCGGCGGCAGCGAGCCGACCATCACCGACGCCTTTGTCGCCATGGGCTTGGTCGACCTCGGCTCGGTCGGCTACGGAATGGTGCAGATCGACCGCGAAAAAGCGGTCGCGGCGATCGCGCCGCTCGCTGCGGAACTCGACCGCAGCGTCGAAGAGACGGCCGAAGGTATCGTCGGCATCGCGGTCTCGGGCATGTATCGCGAGGTCAGCAAGCTGTGTTCGCGCCGCGGCGTCGGCGAATCTGAATTCAGCCTGCTCGCCTTCGGCGGGGGCGGGCCGATGATGGCCTGCTTCCTGGCTAGGCAACTGGGTATCAACGAGGTCATCGTGCCGCCGGCGCCGGGCGTGCTGTCCGCGCTTGGGGGACTGACCGCGGACGTCCGCAACGACTTCACCTCGACGGCCTACTACGACCTGGCAGAAGAGAACATCGAACGCATGCAGGCCGAGCTCGCCCAACTCGAGGAGCGCGCACGCTGCTGGATCGAGGAGGAGCAACGCTATCGCGGCGAGCCATCCTTCCTGCCCTCCGCCGAGATGCGCTATCGCGGCCAGAGCTTCGAGATCGAGGTCGCGCTCGATCCCGCGTCGATAGCATTGGGCGATCTCGCCGCGATCAGGGCGGCCTTCGACGCGGAGCACCTGCGTCTTTACGGGCATGCCGACGAGAAGGCCGCTATCCAGATCATCGCGCTTAACATGGTCGTCAAGGGACAGTCGGCCAAGCCGGTCCTACCGGTGGCGCCTCTCGATGAGCGGCAGGTCGCGCCGGAGAGAATGATCCAGGTTCATCTCGACGGGCAAAGCCGACAGATCGCCCTTTATCACCGGGAGCAGTTGACCGCGGGCGCCCGCTTCGAGTGCCCCTGCGTCATCGCCCAAAACGACACGACCACCATCGTGCCGGAGGGGTTCGCCGGCCGCGTGGACGCTTTCGCGAACCTGATCCTGACCCGCGGAGCCTGGAATGCGCATTGA
- a CDS encoding LysR family transcriptional regulator, producing MREVDLRNADLNLLVVLDALLDERSVTRAATRLGMSQPAASRALARLRVLFSDALLVDGPGGYLLTARAEEMRPLLRNTLAGISELLAGRAFDPMQAGGSVRLLMLDLEAAVLGPRLIASFAEQAPAIDLEMVPPGLRPIEALEADAVDALIGVVDEAPAGIRKRKLYQDHFVTLMRAEHPAAGRKLTLERFLELDHVVVSVTGIGRAWVDEILARLGRQRRVKVRVPSFFAAVEIAARSDLVMTLPSSLARTTADMRRFVMAQPPLDLGSVVMSLAWHARHQDAPKHVWLRRTIVAAVADIGLS from the coding sequence ATGCGTGAAGTGGATTTGAGAAATGCCGATCTCAATCTGTTGGTTGTGCTTGATGCGTTGCTGGACGAGCGGAGCGTGACCCGAGCCGCAACGCGGCTCGGCATGAGCCAACCCGCTGCCAGTCGGGCGCTTGCGCGGCTGCGGGTGCTTTTCTCGGATGCGCTTCTGGTGGACGGACCGGGCGGTTACCTGCTTACCGCGCGCGCGGAGGAGATGCGGCCTTTGCTGCGCAACACCCTGGCAGGCATCAGCGAACTTCTCGCCGGCAGAGCATTCGATCCGATGCAGGCGGGCGGCTCCGTGCGCCTGCTGATGCTGGATCTTGAAGCCGCAGTACTCGGCCCGCGGCTGATCGCCAGTTTCGCGGAGCAAGCGCCGGCCATCGATCTCGAGATGGTGCCGCCAGGGCTGCGGCCCATCGAGGCGCTTGAAGCCGACGCGGTCGACGCCCTCATCGGCGTCGTCGACGAGGCGCCTGCCGGGATCCGGAAACGCAAACTCTACCAGGATCACTTCGTAACACTGATGCGCGCCGAGCATCCTGCCGCAGGCAGGAAGCTGACGTTGGAACGGTTCCTTGAGCTGGATCATGTCGTCGTCAGCGTCACCGGGATCGGCCGAGCGTGGGTCGATGAAATCCTCGCTCGTTTGGGCAGGCAACGCCGGGTGAAGGTACGGGTCCCGAGCTTCTTCGCGGCAGTCGAAATCGCCGCGCGTTCCGACCTGGTCATGACGCTGCCGTCCAGCCTTGCCCGAACGACCGCTGACATGCGGCGCTTCGTGATGGCGCAGCCGCCGCTCGACCTGGGCAGCGTGGTGATGAGCCTCGCCTGGCATGCCCGCCATCAGGATGCCCCAAAACATGTCTGGCTGCGCAGAACGATCGTCGCGGCCGTTGCCGACATTGGCCTGTCGTGA
- a CDS encoding IS3 family transposase (programmed frameshift) produces MKASQFTDAQKAFIIKQGEDGTPVAEICRKAGISQATYFNWKKKYSGMMPSEMKRLRELEQENARLKKIVADLTLDREMLQDVIKRKPLRPGRKRALVDAMRVEWAISIRRACAAIRFDPKTCRYKSRRPGQAALEQRIKEICQTRVRFGYRRVHVLLRREGWAINQKKTYRLYKELGMQLRNKTPKRRVKAKLREDRAVGPNDVWAMDVVHDQLATGRKLRVLTVVDTFSRYAPALDARFSYRGEDVVATLERVCARTGYPKTIRVDQGSEFISRDLDLWAYQRGVTLDFSRPGKPIDNAFIEAFNARLRAECLNAHWFLSLADAAEKLEAWRRDYNEQRPHGAIGNNVPAALMKSAHAASPCC; encoded by the exons ATGAAGGCATCGCAGTTCACGGACGCGCAGAAGGCGTTCATCATCAAGCAGGGCGAGGACGGGACGCCGGTGGCGGAGATCTGCCGGAAGGCGGGGATCAGCCAGGCGACCTACTTCAACTGGAAGAAGAAGTATTCCGGCATGATGCCGTCGGAGATGAAGCGGCTGCGCGAGCTTGAGCAGGAGAATGCCCGGCTGAAGAAGATCGTGGCGGACCTGACGCTCGATCGGGAGATGCTGCAGGACGTCATCAAGCGAAAGC CTCTGAGGCCTGGCCGGAAGAGAGCGCTGGTGGACGCGATGCGTGTCGAATGGGCGATCTCGATCCGCCGCGCCTGTGCGGCGATCCGGTTCGACCCGAAGACCTGCCGGTACAAGTCGCGCCGGCCCGGCCAGGCCGCTCTGGAACAGCGGATCAAGGAGATTTGCCAGACCCGTGTGCGCTTCGGCTACCGGCGCGTGCATGTCCTGCTGCGGCGGGAGGGATGGGCGATCAATCAGAAGAAGACCTACAGGCTTTACAAGGAATTGGGCATGCAGCTGAGGAACAAGACGCCGAAGCGACGGGTGAAAGCGAAGCTGCGCGAGGACCGCGCCGTCGGCCCGAACGATGTGTGGGCCATGGACGTCGTGCACGACCAGCTTGCGACCGGTCGCAAGCTACGGGTGCTGACGGTGGTCGACACGTTCTCGCGCTACGCGCCGGCGCTGGATGCCAGGTTCAGCTATCGCGGCGAGGACGTCGTTGCCACGCTGGAGCGGGTGTGCGCACGAACCGGCTATCCGAAGACGATCCGTGTTGATCAGGGCTCCGAGTTCATCTCCCGCGACCTGGACCTGTGGGCTTACCAGCGCGGCGTCACGCTCGACTTCTCGCGGCCGGGGAAGCCCATCGACAACGCCTTCATCGAGGCATTCAATGCGCGGTTGCGGGCGGAATGTTTGAACGCCCACTGGTTCTTGAGCCTTGCGGATGCGGCGGAAAAGTTGGAGGCTTGGCGCAGAGACTATAATGAGCAACGGCCACACGGCGCGATCGGGAACAATGTCCCGGCCGCGCTCATGAAATCGGCACACGCAGCCAGCCCGTGTTGCTGA